The following is a genomic window from Geminicoccus roseus DSM 18922.
CGGCCGGGCTGCAGGAGCGGATGACCATCGACGTGGTCGGCGGCGGGCTGGACGGCGAGATGGAGCAGCTGCGCCGGGAATTTCCGGGCTTCCACTTCATCGGCTATGTCGACGACCTGGCGGAATATCTCGGCACCGCGCGCCTGGGCATCGTCGCCGACACGATCGGCGGCGGCTTCAAGATCCGCGCCCTGGACCATGTGTTCCTGCGCCTGCCGATGCTGGCCCTGGAGGCGGCCTTGAGCGGCATGCGCCTGCGCCCGGGCCTGGACTTCGTCGCCGCCCGCGACCTGGACGAGCTGATCGCCCAGCTGCCCGGCCTGATCGACGACCCGGCCAGGCTGGATGCGGTGCAGAACGCCGCGTTCGCCCGCTACGCGCCGATGTTCGACTGGGCGGAGCGGATGCGGGGGTTCCACGACTTCGTGGGCGGGCTGCGCCGGCCTTAGCTGAGCCCTCAGGCCCGGCGCGGCTCCAGGCCGCTGGCGATCCGCAAAATCTCCAGGCTCGACATCAGCCAGAGCAGGGTGATCAGCAGGCTGAGCCGCAGCCGGTCGGCATGAGAATAGTGCCGGGCCCGCCAGGCGCGCTTGATCTGCGCGCCGGAGATCAGGAAATAGGTCCAAAGCCAGCCGATCGGCCGCCGGCGGCTGCGCTCCGCTGCGATCCGGCCGCCCACCACCCGGCGCCGCTTGCGCACCAGCGCGTCCACCCGGGTGCGCGCCGGATGTCCCACCAGCATGGCGGGCACGTAGGCGATCCGGCCGCCCTGCGCGCGGATCCGCCGGGCGCAGTCGGCATCGCCGCCCGACTTCAGCTGGCCGTCGAAGCCGCCGACCCGGTCCATCACCGCCCTGGGGCTGACCCAGTTCGCGGTGACGCACATGCCCGAGGCGACGTTGGCCTGCTGGTCGAAGGCGAACAGCCGCTCGTAGTTCTCGCAGACCGTGCTGCCGTCGCCGGCGGGGCGGAACAGCTCGACCCGCCCGGCCAGGATCGCCGCCTCCGGGTCCCGCGCGGCGGCGGCCGCCGCCGCGCGGAGCCAGCCCCGGTCGGGCACGCAGTCGGAATCGGTGAACGCGACCAGGGCGCCGCGCGCGGCCGCCAGCCCCCGGTTGCGGGCATGGTAGGAGCCCGGCTGGGGTTCAACGAGCAGCGTCGCGAACGGGAAGTTCTTCACCACCGAGGCGGTGGCGTCGGTCGAGCCGTTGTCGACCACGATCACCTCGAACCGGTCCGCCGGATAGTCCTGGCCGGCCAAGGCCTCCAGGCAGAGGCCGATCAGCTCCTGGTCGTTCCAGACCGGCACGATCACGCTGACGAACGGCAGCCCGCTCATGCCGCTTCGCCCGCCACGGTGCGGCCGCGCACCAGCTGCATCAGCCGCCGGGTCTCCCGCCTGGCCGACGGCGGCAGCAGCAGGACCGCCGCCAGATAGGGCGCTACCGCCGCCACCGCCGCCGGCATCTGCAGCCAGGGCGAGGCCACCAGCTCGGTGGCGGCCAGGGCGATCGCCGCCACCGGCAGCGCCACCACCAGCACGATGGTGGCGCCGTTGCGCAGCAGGCTGCCGGTGTCGATCGCCGCGACGCGGCCCGCCCAGTGCATCTGCGCCAGCCAGAACAGGGCATAGGCCGCCGAGTAGCCGATGGCGACGCCGAGCCCGCCCCAGGGCAGCCCCGCCAGCATGGCGGCCACGATCACCGGCTGGGTCGCCAGGTAGAAGCGGAACTGCTGGCCGGTCAGCCCCTTGGCGACGAAGATCCAGTAGCCGCCCTGGCCCAGCGCCCGGAACACCGCGCCCACCGACAGCGCCTGGACGATCGGCACCATGCCGAGCCAGGGCTCGCCCAGCGCCACCCGCACGAACGGGTCGGCCAGCCCGAAGATCAGCCCGTAGGCGGTGCAGGTGAAGAAGGCCGCAGCCGCCTGGCCGGCGCGCAGGTAGCGCAGGAACGCCGCCGGATCGTCGGCCAGCCGGGTCAGCACCGGTATCGCCACCCGGCTCAAGGGTGCCGTGAACTGGCCGAGCGGCATCATCACCAGCTGGTAGGCGCGCCCGTAGATCCCCAGCACCGCCGGGCCCCAGACATAGCCGATCGCCACGTTGTCGGCGTTCTTCGCCAAGTAGGAGACGGACTGGGTGCCGGCGAGGCCGGCGCCAAAGCGCAGGAGCGGCATCACCACAGCCTGCCGGTCCGGCCGGCCCGGCCACCAGCGCGCCGCCAGCACCACGAAGGCCAGGCCGCAGGCGGCCACGGCGAGCTGCTGGGCGATCAGGGCCGCATAGCTGCCGGTTTGCAGCGCCACCAGGATTCCCGCCGCCAGACCCAGGGCCTGCGGCACCAGTTCCGACAGGCTGAGCACGGTAAAGCGCATCCGCCGGTTCAGTTCGGCGCGGAACTGGGTGGCCAGGCCGTTCAGGAGGAAGGTCAGCGAGATCCAGCGCGTGATCTCGACCAGGGCCGGCTCGCCGTACAGCCAGGCGATCGGGTGGGCCAGGGAGTACACCGCCAGGGTCAGGAGCAGGCCGATCCCGCTGTTGATCCAGAACAGGTTGGATTTCTGCCCGGGCGAAAGGGACTTCGCCTGCACCGCGGCCATCGACAGGCCGAAATCGCGCAGCAGCTCGCCAAAGCCGGTGAGCGCCACCACCATCGCCAGCAGGCCGACATCGTGCGGCGCCACCAGCCGGGACAGGATCACCACCGAGCCCAGCTGGACGAGGACCCGGTTGGACTGCCAGAACATGGTGCTGAGCGCGCCGCGCGCCGCCTTGGTGCCGAGCCCCATCAGCTGGCCCCGGCCAACGGCGGGCGCGGCATTGGCCGGCCGGCCACTCAGGCGGCCAGGCGCGCGGCGACCAGCCTGCGCAGGTCCCGGCCGACCTCGCCGATCCGCTCGAGCACCTTGAGGCGCGCAGCCGCGACCTCGGCGGCCCGGGCATGGGCGGCGTGCAGGTGGCGGGCGATCTCCCCGGCCGCCTGCCCCGACACGTCGATGCTGGCGCCGGGATAGCCGGCCGCATCGAAATGCCGGCCGACCTTGTGCTCGGCGCGGTCCAGCATGCAGAGCGGCACCGAGCCCTCGGTGAAGCCCACGATCAGCACGTGCAGCCGGTCGCTGATGGTGAGCGCCGAGCGGGCGTAGATGTCGCGCAGGCGCAGCTCCTGGGCGACGTGGGTCTGGTCGTTCCAGTCCACCAGGTAGGAGCCCAGCTCGTGGGCCAGCACCCGGCTGCGCTCGCCGTCCCGGCGCACCTGGGTCACCACCACCGGGCTCAGGCCGCTCTCCTGGCAGAATGCCTTGACCCCATCCAGCCACGGCCGGCCCGGGATCGGCCGGTCGCCGCGCATGGAGATCGCCACCAGGTCGCGCGGCCCGGTCGCCTCCAGGGGCGCCGCCGGGCGCTTCGGGCCCAGGTCGCCGAAGCCCCAGTCCGGCATCACCGCGCCGAAGCCGAAATGGGCCTGGGACTGCGGGTCGCGCCACAGCACCTGCTGGTGGTAGCGGAACGCCAGGCGGAACAGCGACATCCAGCTGCGCGGCTGGCTGCGCGCGCCGATGCCGAGCTGCAGGACCAGGCCGCCGTTGCGCACCACCCGCCGGTGCATCAGGAGCCGGCGCAGCGCCCGGCGAAGGGCGATCCGGTCGATCTGCAGTTCGCCGGGCTTGCCGATGCTGAGCACCGGCCCGCGCCTGGCCGCCTCGTTCAGGGTAGCCTTCCAGCGCTCATGGTCCTCGTAGACCACGTCGTCGATCGCCAGGGACAAGGCCTGCACGAACTCGACCGAGGCGTCCGCCAGGAAGATGTGCAGCGTCCCGAACGGCCGGAGCTCGTCGAGCAGGCGGCGGCGCAGCACGACGTCGCCGATATTGTCGTCCTGGCCGGTACACCAGACGAAGACGGGTAGCTTGTGGCCCGGATGCTCGACCGGCTGCATCGCTCATCCATGCTGTGCGATCTCGGGGAATGGGCAGACCTGTCCGGCCCGACCGGCGGCGGGATCGTCCGGCCTTGGGGCCGGCGCCGCGATCCCGTGGATAGTGCGCGGGCGGGCTGCTGTTCAACGCGGCCTGCCCGCGCGCCATGCAGTCGGTCCGGGCAGTGTTGCTTTCCGGAACCGGCCGCGCCGTGCCTTCTGGACGAAGGCCAGGCTGGCAGGACGCCGCGGCCGGGCATATGGGATCGGGCAGGATCACCCGCCCTTGGAAGTTGCAGCCCCCGTGTCCACCCGCGACCGTCGTGAGCAGATCCTCGAGCGCGCCAGGCGCACCGGCTATGTCTCGGTCGACCAGCTGGCCGGTGACCTGCGCGTGACCCCGCAGACGATCCGCCGCGACCTGTCGGAACTGTGCGAGCAGAACCTGCTGCAGCGCTACCATGGCGGCGCCGGCCTGACCTCGTCGGTGGAGAACGTCGCCTATGCCGACCGGCAGGTCCTCAACGTCGAGGCAAAGCGGCGGATCGGCCAGCTGGTGGCGACCGCGATCCCCAACCACGCCTCCCTGTTCATCAACATCGGCACCACCACCGAGGAGGTCGCCCGCGCCCTGCTCGACCATACCGAGCTGAAGGTGATCACCAACAACCTGAACGTGGCGAGCCTGCTCTCGCAGAACCCCAGCTTCGAGGTGATCATCGCCGGCGGCCTGGTGCGCTCGCGCGACCGCGGCATCGTCGGCGAGGCCGCGATCGACCTGATCCGCCAGTTCAAGGTCGATTACGGCGTGATCGGCATCAGCGGCATCGATCCGGACGGCTCCCTGCTCGACTACGACTATCGCGAGGTCCGGGTCGCCCAGGCGATCGTCGCCAACAGCCGCCGGGTCCTGCTCGCCTGCGACGCCAGCAAGTTCGGGCGCAGCGCGCTGGTGCGGATGGGCCATCTGGACCAGGTCCACGACCTGTTCACCGACCAGGAGCCGCCGCCCGACTGGACTGCCGGACTGGCGGCGGCGGGGGTGCGGGTCCATGTCGCAGAAGGATTGGACACAACCGGTTGAGGGTTTCGTTTCCGCAGATCGTGTGTTCGTTTTCTCCGGCATTATTTTCGATTGTGAACCCGAACGAACCGGGTTACGCCTCTTGTCATCAGGGTGGCATGAAGCCGTAACGACCCGTCCCTTCTCGTTCGGCGGCACTTGGGTGGCGCCCCGAGGACCATGGAGACGCGCGGGAATGACGGAACAGTTCGACCTGCTGGTCGTGGGTGGCGGCATCAACGGGGCCGGGATCGCGCGCGATGCGTCGGGCAGGGGCCTGTCGGTCCTGCTCTGCGAGAAGGACGACCTGGCGGCGCACACCTCGTCCTGGTCGTCCAAGCTGATCCATGGCGGCCTGCGCTATCTCGAATATTACGAGTTCCGTCTGGTCCGCGAGGCGCTGATCGAGCGCGAGGTGCTCTTGCGCGCAGCCCCCATGATGGTGCGGCCGCTGCGCTTCGTCCTGCCGCACAGCCCCGAGCAGCGCCCGGCCTGGCTGGTACGCCTGGGCCTGTTCCTCTACGACCATCTGGGCGGCCGCAAGATCCTGCCGGCGTCCGGCAAGGCGCCCCTGGGCGACACCCCGGAGGGGCGGCCGCTCCAGGACTGGGTGAGCCAGGCCTTCTATTATTCCGACGCCCAGGTCGACGACAGCCGGCTGGTGGTGCTGAACGCCCTGGCCGCGCGCGAGCAGGGCGCCCGGATCCTGACCCGGACCCGCTGCCGGAAGGCGCGACGCGAGGGCGGCCTGTGGGTCGCCGAGCTGGAGGACACCCGCAGCGGCGAGGTGCGCACCGTGAAGGCCCGCGCCCTGGTGAACGCCGCCGGCCCCTGGGTGTCGCATTTCCTCCAGGACGATCTGGCGCTCGACACCAAGAGCCGCGTCCGCCTGGTCAAGGGCTCGCACATCGTCACCCGGCGCCTGCACGACGGCGACCACGCCTACATCCTGCAGAACCACGACAACCGGATCGTGTTCGTGATCCCGTGGCTGGGCGAGTTCAGCCTGATCGGCACCACCGACATCCCCTACGAGGGCGCGCCCCAGGACGTGCGGATCTCGCCGGAGGAGACCCGCTACCTGCTGGACGTGGTGAACCGCTACTTCAAGAAGCCGGTCGCCGAGAGCGACATCGTCTGGTCCTATGCCGGCGTCCGCCCGCTCTACGACGACGCCTCGGCCAACCCGTCGGCAGTGACCCGCGACTACACCTTCGACCTGAACGTCCCGGATCGCCAGGCGCCGCTTTTGTCGATCTTCGGCGGCAAGATCACCACCTACCGCAAGCTCGCCGAGCACGCCGTGCAGAAGCTGGCGCCGCATCTGGGCGTTACGAAAGGCGACTGGACCGCAGGCGTGCCCCTGCCGGGCGGCGGCTTCGACGATCCCGCTCGTTACGCCGAAACGCTTCGCCACAAGCGCCCCTGGCTGCCCGAAAGGCTCGCCCGCCGGCTGGTCGCCGCCTACGGCACCCGCGCCGAAGCCCTGCTCGACGGCGCAAACGGCCTGGACGATCTCGGCCCCTGCTACGGCGCGGATCTCTACGAGGCCGAGGTCCGCTTCCTGATCGATGAGGAATGGGCGACCAGCGCCCAGGACATCCTGTGGCGGCGCTCCAAGCTGGGGCTGGTCGTGGGCGAGGATTGCGTGCAGCGTCTGGAGGAGAGGATCGGCCGCAAGGCGCCGGAACGGGAGGTGGACGCCGCATGAGCCTGACGCTCGCCGGGATCGAGAAGACGGTGGGCGGCGACGTCCACCTGCACCGCACCGATGCCGAACTCGCTCCCGGCCTGCATGTGCTCCTGGGTCCCACCGGCAGCGGCAAGACCTCGCTGATGCGGCTGATGGCCGGGCTGGACCCGGTCAGCCGCGGCAGGATCCTCCAGAACGGCCGCGACATGACCGGGGTGCCGGTGCGCCGGCGCAGCATCGCCTTCGTCTACCAGCAATTCATCAACTACCCCTCGCTCACGATCTACGAGAACATTGCCTCGCCCCTGCGCCTGTCCGGCCGGGACAAGGCGGCGGTCGACCGCAAGGTCCGCGAGACCGCCGGGCTTCTGCACATCGACCACCTGCTCGACCGGCTGCCGGCGGAACTGTCCGGCGGCCAGCAGCAGCGCACCGCGATCGCCCGCGCCCTGGTCAAGGACGCCGACCTGCTGCTGCTCGACGAGCCGCTGGTCAACCTGGACTACAAGCTGCGCGAGGAGCTGCGCGCCGAATTGCGCGCGCTGTTCGAGCGCCGCGACGCGGTGGTGGTGTATTCCACCACCGAGCCGGTCGAGGCGCTGACCATGGGCGGCTCGGTTTTGGTGATGCATGAGGGCCGCGTGCTGCAGTCCGGCCCGACCAGCGAGGTCTACCACCACCCAGGCTCGGAGGCGGTCGCCAGCGTGTTCAGCGACCCGCCGATGAACATGGTGAGCGTCCAGGTGCGCCGGAAGGTGGCGCACTTCCCGCAGGGTCTGGAGCTGCCCCTGGCCGGCCATCTGGAAGCGCTGCCCGACGGCGCCTACCGGTTCGGGATCCGCGCGCTGCATCTGGGCCTGCGCGGCCAGCCCGGCCAGCCCTCCTTCCAGGCGACCGTGGAGCTGGCCGACATCTCCGGCTCGGAGACCTTCCTGCATGTCCATGCCATGGACCAGGACTGGGTGCTGCAGGAGGAGGGCGTCCATGTGCACCGGCTGGGCGAGACGGTGACGGTTTTCCTGGATCCGGCCCGGATCCATGCGTTCGGCCCCGACGGGATGGTGCGCGCCGCCCCGGTGCGCAGCCGGGTGGGAGGCTGAGGCGATGGCCAGGATCACGCTCGCCGGGCTCGGCCACGCTTATCGCCCGGACCCCAAGGACGACGCGGACTACGCGCTGCAGCCGATGGACTTCGCCTTCGAGGACGGCGGCGCCTATGCGCTGCTGGGTCCCTCGGGCTGCGGCAAGACAACCCTGCTCAACATCATCAGCGGCCTCCTGCGGCCCTCCCACGGCCAGGTCCTGTTCAACAACAGCGACGTCACCACGAAGTCGCCGGGCGAGCGCAACATCGCCCAGGTGTTCCAGTTCCCGGTCGTCTACGACACGATGAGCGTCTACGACAATCTGGCCTTCCCGCTGCGCAACCGCGGCGTCGACGAGGCCGCGGTGAAGGACAAGGTCGACGAGGTCGCCGAGATGCTGGAGCTGGGGCCGGAGCTGCGCCGGCCCGCCCGGGGCCTTGGCGCCGACGCCAAGCAGAAGATCTCGCTGGGCCGCGGCCTGGTCCGCCCGGACGTGGCGGCGATCCTGTTCGACGAGCCGCTGACCGTGATCGACCCGCACCTGAAATGGCTCCTGCGCCGCAAGCTCAAGCAGGTCCACGAACGCTACCGCCGCACCCTGGTCTACGTGACCCACGACCAGAACGAGGCGCTGACCTTTGCCGAGAAGATCGTGGTGATGCATGCCGGCCGGGTGATGCAGGTCGGCACGCCGCAGGAACTGTTCGAGCGCCCGGCGCACCGCTTCGTCGGCTGGTTCATCGGCTCGCCCGGCATGAACTTCATCCCGCTGGAGCGCACCGGCACGGGTCTCCGGATCCGCTCGCTGGAGGTGGAACTGAGCGGCGACTGGATTGGCCCGGCCGCGGCCGGCGGCGGCGCGGTGGAGATCGGCATCCGGCCCGAGCACCTGCAGATCGGCGCGAGCCCGGGCGCGGACCGGCTGCCGGTCGAGGTCGAGCGGGTCGAGGACCTGGGCAACTACGCCCTGGTGACCGCCCGGCTGGGCGACAACCGGGTGATGGCCAAGGTCGCCGAGGACGCGCCGGTGGCGACCGGGCCGGCCTACGCCCTGTTCCCGCCGGAATGGAGCAGGATCTACGTGGACGGCCGGCTGGTGCACTGACGGGACGGGGGTCGTGATGGGCAAGATCGAGAACAACAGAGCCTGGCTTCTGGTCCTGCCGGTGTTCATGATCGTCGCCATCTCGGCGATCATTCCGCTGATGACCGTGGTCAACTACGCCTTCCAGGACATCTTCAGTCCCCAGGACCGCTACTGGGTCGGCACCGAGTGGTTCGAGCGGGTGCTGGGCGACGAGGACCTGCACGGCGCGCTCCTGCGCCAGTTCGTGTTCAGCTTCGTGATCCTGCTGATCGAGATCCCGCTGGGCATCGGCCTGGCGCTGCTGATGCCGGCCCGCGGCTGGAAGGCGTCCCTGGCGCTGGTGCTGATGGCGCTGCCGCTGCTGATCCCGTGGAACGTGGTCGGCACGATCTGGCAGGTGTTCGCCCGCGGCGACATCGGCCTGGCCGGCTGGGCGATCAACAGCGTCGGGATCCCCTACAACTACACTTCCGACCCGCTGGCCGCGTGGCTGACCATCGTGGTGATGGATGTCTGGCACTGGACGCCGCTGGTCGTGCTGCTCTGCTATGCCGGCCTGCGCGCCATCCCCGACGCCTACTACCAGGCAGCCGCCATCGACGGTGCCTCAGCCTGGAAGGTGTTCCGCTACATCGAGCTGCCCAAGATGCGCGGCGTCCTGCTGATCGCGGTGCTGCTGCGCTTCATGGACAGCTTCATGATCTACACCGAGCCGTTCGTCGTCACCGGCGGCGGGCCTGGCAACGCCACCACCTTCTTGTCGATCCACCTGACCAAGATCGCGATCGGCCAGATGGACCTCGGTCCGGCGGCGGCGATCTCGATCATCTACTTCCTGATCATCCTCACGCTCAGCTTCGTGTTCTACAACGTGATGGTCCGCATGGGCGCTGGAGACCGGTCATGAGGGGCAAGGGCATCTGGCTGGTCGTCTACTTCCTGTTCCTGCTGGTGCCGATCTACTGGCTGGTCAACATGTCGCTGAAGACCAACAGCGAGATCCTGGGCAGCCTGACCCTCTATCCGCACGCGCCGACGCTGGACAATTACCGGACGATCTTTACCGACCCGTCCTGGTACATGGGCTACGTCAACTCGCTGATCTACGTGGCGATGAACACTGCGATCAGTCTGGCGGTGGCCCTGCCCGCCGCCTACGCCTTCTCGCGCTTCCGCTTCATCGGCGACAAGCACGTGTTCTTCTGGCTGCTGACCAACCGGATGGCGCCGCCGGCGGTGTTCCTGCTGCCGTTCTTCCAGCTCTACCAGGCGATGGGCCTGTTCGACACGCACATCGCCGTGGCGCTGGCGCACTGCCTGTTCAACGTGCCGCTGGCGGTGTGGATCCTGGAAGGGTTCATGTCCGGGGTACCGAAGGAAATCGACGAGACCGCCTATATCGACGGCTACTCGTTCCCGCGCTTCTTCCTCCGCATCTTCCTGCCGCTGATCAAGTCCGGGATCGGCGTCACTGCGTTCTTCTGCTTCATGTTCTCCTGGGTGGAGCTGCTGCTGGCGCGCACGCTGACCGCGACCAACGCCAAGCCGATCGCATCCACCATGACCCGCACCGTGTCGGCGGCGGGCATGGACTGGGGGCTGCTCGCCGCGGCGGGCGTGCTGACCATCGTGCCGGGCGCGCTGGTGATCTGGTTCGTGCGCAACTACATGGCCAAGGGCTTCGCCCTGGGCCGGGTGTGAGGAGGCCCAGATGGAGGCGCTGTCCACCCTGTTCCGCTCGATGGCCTGGACGATGCCGGTCGCCATCTTCTTCGCCGCGATCGCGGCGATGCTCCTGGTGATGACGCTGTGGCAGTTCGCCCGGCCCACCGTGGAGCGCAAGGGCTTCCTGCCGATGACCACCACCCGCGGCGACCGGCTGTTCATCGGCCTGCTCGGCGGGGCCTGGATCCATCTGGCCTGGCTGGCGCTGGTCGCCCTGCCCTTGTGGTGGGCGTCGATCGTGGCAGTCTTGTGGTTCGCGCTCGTGCTGCGCTTCGGCTGACAGCGCGAAAACTCCGCCGGGACCAGTTCCCGGACCGGCGGGCATCGCTTCGATGACGGGAACGTCGACAAGAGACGGGGAGGTCTCGAATGACGAAATGGCATCTGGGCCGGCGGCGGTTCCTGAGCGGCACGGCGATGGCCGGCGCGGCGCTCGCCATGCCCGGCATCATCCGGGCGAACGCGGCCGACGCGACGATCAACAAGTGGATCGACGAGTTCCAGCCCTCGACGCTGACCCGCGACCAGCAGATCGAGGAGCTGACCTGGTTCCAGAAGGCCGCCGAGCCGTTCAAGGGCCAGTCCTTCAAGATCGTCTCCGAGACCATTGATACCCACGTCTACGAATCGCAGACGATGGCGAAGGCGTTTTCCGAGATCACGGGCATGAACATGACCCATGACCTCATCCAGGAAGGCGACGTGATCGAGAAGCTGCAGACCCAGATGCAGTCCGATCAGAACATCTACGACGCCTACATCAACGACTCCGACCTGATCGGCACCCATTTCCGCTACCAGAAGGTGGTGCCGCTCACCGACTGGATGGAGGGCGAGGGCAAGGACGTCACGTTGCCCACCCTCGACGTCGACGACTTCATGGGCAAGTCGTTCACCACCGCCCCGGACGGCAAGCTCTACCAGCTGCCCGACCAGCAGTTCGCGAACCTGTACTGGTTCCGCTACGACTGGTTCAACGACCCGCAGATGAAGGAGGAGTTCCAGAAGGTCAAAGGCTACGAGCTGGGCGTGCCGGTCAACTGGTCGGCCTACGAGGACATCGCGGACTTCTTCACCAATCATGTGAAGGAAGTCGACGGCCAGCGCATCTTCGGCCACATGGACTATGGCAAGAAGGACCCGTCGCTGGGCTGGCGGTTCACCGATGCCTGGCTGTCCATGGCCGGCATGTCGGATGTCGGCATCCCGAACGGCCTGCCGGTCGACGAGTGGGGCATCCGCATGGAAGGCTGCCGCCCGGTGGGCTCCTCGGTGTCCCGCGGCGGCGGCACCAACGGCCCGGCCGCGGTCTACGCCACCCAGAAATACATCGACTGGCTGAAGGCCTACGCCCCGCCGGAAGCGCAGGGCATGACCTTCTCCGAGGCCGGCCCGGTGCCGGGCCAGGGTGCGATCGCCCAGCAGATCTTCTGGTACACCGCGTTCACCGCCGCCTCCACCAAGGAAGGCCTGCCGGTGATGAACCCGGACGGCACGCCCAAGTGGCGCATGGCGCCCTCGCCGCACGGTGCCTACTGGAAGGAGGGCATGAAGCTCGGCTACCAGGACGTCGGCAGCTGGACGCTGATGACCTCGACCCCGGTCGACCGGCGCAAGGCCGCCTGGCTCTACGCGCAGTTCTGCGTGGCCAAGTGCACCTCGCTCAAGAAGACCCATGTCGGCCTGACCCCGATCCGCGACAGCGACATCCGCCACGAGAGCTTCACCGAGCGGGCGCCCAAGCTGGCCGGCCTGGTCGAGTTCTACCGCAGCCCGGCGCGCGTCGCCTGGTCGCCCACCGGCAACAACGTGCCGGACTACCCCAAGCTCGCCCAGCTCTGGTGGGCCAACGTCGCCGAGGCGGTCGGCGGCGAGAAGACCGCCCAGGAGGCGATGGACAACCTGGCCAAGCAGCAGGACGACGTGCTGCGCCGCCTGGAGCGCGCCGGGATCGGCGGCGATTGCGCGCCCAAGCTGAACCCGGAGGTCGATCCGGAGGAGTGGTACGCCAAGGCCGACGCCACCGGCGGCGAGCCCAAGCGCAAGCTAGAGAACGAGAACCCGCAGGGCTCCACCGTCAACTACGACCTGCTCCTGCAGGCCT
Proteins encoded in this region:
- a CDS encoding DUF2160 domain-containing protein, yielding MEALSTLFRSMAWTMPVAIFFAAIAAMLLVMTLWQFARPTVERKGFLPMTTTRGDRLFIGLLGGAWIHLAWLALVALPLWWASIVAVLWFALVLRFG
- a CDS encoding carbohydrate ABC transporter substrate-binding protein; this encodes MTKWHLGRRRFLSGTAMAGAALAMPGIIRANAADATINKWIDEFQPSTLTRDQQIEELTWFQKAAEPFKGQSFKIVSETIDTHVYESQTMAKAFSEITGMNMTHDLIQEGDVIEKLQTQMQSDQNIYDAYINDSDLIGTHFRYQKVVPLTDWMEGEGKDVTLPTLDVDDFMGKSFTTAPDGKLYQLPDQQFANLYWFRYDWFNDPQMKEEFQKVKGYELGVPVNWSAYEDIADFFTNHVKEVDGQRIFGHMDYGKKDPSLGWRFTDAWLSMAGMSDVGIPNGLPVDEWGIRMEGCRPVGSSVSRGGGTNGPAAVYATQKYIDWLKAYAPPEAQGMTFSEAGPVPGQGAIAQQIFWYTAFTAASTKEGLPVMNPDGTPKWRMAPSPHGAYWKEGMKLGYQDVGSWTLMTSTPVDRRKAAWLYAQFCVAKCTSLKKTHVGLTPIRDSDIRHESFTERAPKLAGLVEFYRSPARVAWSPTGNNVPDYPKLAQLWWANVAEAVGGEKTAQEAMDNLAKQQDDVLRRLERAGIGGDCAPKLNPEVDPEEWYAKADATGGEPKRKLENENPQGSTVNYDLLLQAWEDGKVMPDNIKG